A region of Pseudarthrobacter sp. NIBRBAC000502770 DNA encodes the following proteins:
- a CDS encoding helix-turn-helix transcriptional regulator, with amino-acid sequence METLTHAPVLARFGYAVSDPTRARVLLALAEAPSYPSDLADSLAVSRQSMSNHLTCLRGCGLVVAVPDGRRSRYELADPRIGHAIKDLLNVVLAVDPACCAPDGECLA; translated from the coding sequence ATGGAGACTCTGACTCACGCTCCCGTGCTGGCCCGCTTCGGTTATGCCGTTTCGGACCCCACCCGTGCGCGGGTGCTGCTGGCCCTTGCGGAAGCCCCGTCCTACCCGTCCGACCTGGCGGACAGCCTGGCCGTGTCCCGCCAAAGCATGTCCAACCACCTGACCTGCCTGCGCGGCTGTGGCCTGGTGGTTGCCGTGCCGGACGGGCGGCGGAGCCGGTACGAACTGGCGGACCCGCGGATCGGGCATGCCATCAAGGACCTGCTGAACGTTGTCCTGGCCGTTGACCCTGCGTGCTGCGCGCCTGACGGGGAGTGCCTGGCGTGA